A genomic segment from Burkholderia plantarii encodes:
- a CDS encoding IS3 family transposase, with amino-acid sequence MIETIHQGLKEEGVVVSISKLCKWFDVPRRTVYYRPVKAEPVVQARFSEPIKAMIEESPSFGYRTVAHLLGFNKNTVQRVFQLMGWQVRKRPVGFRPRVQSMPSVALKPNSRWSTDMCRIWAGRDGWATLALVIDCYTRELLGWHLSRSAKATTAASALEHALIARFGTLGRVSTPFLLRSDNGLVFTSQKYTKLVRDYGLKQEFITPHCPQQNGMVERVIRTLKEQCVHRQRFESLQHASRAIADWIQFYNHRRPHQSLKMKTPAEAFALAA; translated from the coding sequence GTGATCGAAACGATCCACCAGGGACTGAAAGAAGAAGGCGTTGTCGTTTCGATTTCCAAGCTCTGCAAGTGGTTCGATGTGCCGCGCCGAACCGTGTATTACCGGCCAGTCAAGGCAGAACCCGTCGTGCAGGCGCGTTTCTCGGAACCGATCAAGGCCATGATCGAGGAGTCGCCATCATTCGGCTATCGGACAGTGGCGCACCTGCTGGGCTTCAACAAGAACACGGTGCAACGCGTGTTCCAGTTGATGGGCTGGCAAGTGCGCAAGCGGCCAGTTGGCTTTCGGCCACGGGTGCAATCGATGCCATCGGTTGCGCTCAAACCGAACTCGCGCTGGTCGACCGACATGTGCCGTATCTGGGCGGGGCGAGACGGCTGGGCAACCTTGGCCCTGGTCATCGATTGCTACACGCGCGAGTTGCTGGGCTGGCACCTGTCCCGAAGCGCAAAGGCGACGACCGCGGCCAGCGCGCTGGAGCACGCGTTGATTGCCCGGTTCGGCACGCTGGGTCGAGTATCGACGCCATTCCTGTTGAGGAGCGACAACGGCCTGGTTTTCACGAGCCAAAAGTACACGAAGCTGGTGCGCGATTACGGCCTGAAGCAGGAGTTCATCACGCCGCATTGCCCGCAACAAAACGGCATGGTGGAGCGAGTGATCAGGACGCTGAAGGAGCAATGCGTACACCGGCAGCGCTTCGAATCGCTACAGCATGCGAGCCGCGCCATCGCCGACTGGATTCAGTTTTACAACCACCGGCGACCGCATCAGTCGCTGAAGATGAAGACCCCGGCCGAGGCGTTTGCTTTAGCCGCTTAA
- a CDS encoding DUF1153 domain-containing protein has product MSTKMDEDIKRWTAKRKSALVMDIIQGKTTVAEASRTYDLSPSEVENWVDDGKRGMENALRANPLDVKEQYERQIKELQEAYGEAMLELRARKKLQSLLGEDEK; this is encoded by the coding sequence ATGAGCACGAAGATGGATGAAGACATCAAACGATGGACGGCCAAGCGCAAGAGCGCGCTGGTGATGGATATCATTCAGGGCAAGACGACGGTTGCCGAAGCCAGCCGAACCTATGACCTGTCGCCCTCCGAGGTTGAGAACTGGGTGGACGACGGCAAGCGAGGCATGGAGAACGCGCTTCGCGCCAATCCGCTGGACGTCAAGGAGCAGTACGAGCGGCAGATCAAGGAGTTGCAGGAGGCCTACGGCGAAGCCATGCTGGAGTTGCGCGCCAGAAAAAAATTGCAGTCCCTGCTGGGCGAGGACGAGAAGTGA
- a CDS encoding TetR/AcrR family transcriptional regulator has protein sequence MARSSKGGARKETQREPLTRERIAQAALALIDDEGLDGCSMRRLGARLGVEAMAIYHHFKGKGELLDAVMEQLLVGQQLNASLPPLKRLREFMRNQRAVAIAHPRAFILLASRRFNTDFAFALYEQVLAAFAEIGLSAKESAFWFRLIGGYVCGAGLAEVASREQVDDATTLLLEHAPERIAYPHVRAIAPHLAVERLEANFELSLDVLFGALAAQVATRQAGD, from the coding sequence ATGGCACGAAGTTCAAAAGGCGGGGCACGGAAAGAGACGCAACGCGAGCCTCTGACGCGCGAGCGCATCGCGCAGGCCGCGCTGGCGCTGATTGACGATGAGGGGCTGGATGGCTGCTCAATGCGGCGGCTAGGGGCTCGGCTGGGCGTGGAGGCCATGGCGATCTACCATCACTTCAAGGGCAAGGGCGAATTGCTCGACGCCGTCATGGAGCAATTACTGGTTGGCCAGCAACTGAATGCCTCTCTGCCGCCGCTAAAGCGCTTGCGAGAATTTATGCGCAACCAGCGCGCGGTTGCCATTGCGCATCCGCGCGCCTTCATCCTGCTGGCCAGCAGGCGTTTCAATACCGATTTTGCGTTCGCGCTTTACGAGCAAGTGCTCGCGGCCTTCGCCGAAATCGGCCTGAGCGCGAAAGAATCCGCCTTCTGGTTCCGGCTGATCGGCGGTTATGTCTGCGGCGCCGGACTAGCCGAGGTGGCGAGCCGCGAGCAGGTCGACGATGCGACGACGCTGTTGCTCGAACACGCGCCCGAGCGCATCGCCTATCCGCATGTACGGGCCATCGCACCGCATCTGGCCGTGGAACGCCTGGAGGCCAACTTTGAGCTCAGTCTTGACGTATTGTTTGGTGCGCTGGCGGCGCAGGTAGCGACACGGCAAGCAGGTGACTAA
- a CDS encoding GNAT family N-acetyltransferase: protein MNAFPTPRETAALADQAEAQAWADFIAAAPETLKTELCLGVEEVGDATLLIGPGTSLTYFNRVIGLGMRGEATANQVDRIVERYRRAGSSEWLLLWSDLARPATMPSMLTARGFTYPASSSWVKLYRDARAPAPVASELVIAEASADQAVELARVVVGVFGMPSFVCEWLVRVRGRTGWKLYAVLDGERIVGGGCLFVSGEQAWLGWGAIAESHRCRGGQSALIARRVEDAIASGARHLFAETGEPAEGSSNASLDNMLRNGFSRIVSRQNVMGPAF, encoded by the coding sequence GTGAATGCTTTCCCGACTCCCCGAGAAACTGCCGCGCTTGCCGATCAGGCCGAAGCCCAGGCCTGGGCGGATTTCATCGCCGCCGCGCCGGAAACCCTCAAAACCGAGTTGTGCCTCGGCGTCGAGGAGGTGGGGGATGCCACCCTGCTGATCGGCCCCGGCACGTCACTGACCTATTTCAACCGAGTGATCGGCCTGGGCATGCGAGGCGAGGCCACAGCGAATCAGGTCGATCGGATCGTCGAGCGCTATCGTCGCGCCGGCAGCTCTGAATGGCTCCTGCTCTGGAGCGATCTGGCCCGGCCTGCGACGATGCCCTCTATGCTGACTGCCCGGGGCTTCACGTATCCGGCATCAAGCAGCTGGGTCAAGCTATACAGGGACGCGCGAGCGCCCGCGCCGGTCGCGAGTGAACTCGTAATCGCAGAGGCCTCGGCCGACCAGGCCGTCGAACTCGCTCGTGTCGTCGTCGGCGTGTTCGGCATGCCGTCCTTCGTCTGCGAATGGCTGGTGCGAGTGCGCGGCAGGACCGGTTGGAAACTGTATGCGGTGCTCGACGGCGAGCGCATCGTCGGGGGAGGCTGCCTGTTCGTATCGGGCGAACAGGCTTGGTTGGGCTGGGGAGCGATAGCGGAATCGCACCGCTGCCGTGGTGGCCAAAGCGCCTTGATCGCACGCCGCGTCGAGGATGCCATCGCGTCAGGCGCCCGTCATCTGTTCGCCGAGACGGGCGAACCCGCAGAAGGCAGCAGCAACGCGTCGCTTGACAACATGCTGCGAAATGGATTTTCCCGAATCGTTTCGCGTCAGAATGTCATGGGGCCGGCGTTTTGA
- a CDS encoding IS5 family transposase: protein MVLEPLIPEITPSPKGGRRRTVDDRSALNGILYVLQTGIPWKDLRQELGFGSGMTCWRRLRDWQAAGVWHRLHLAMLRRLREHDQIDWERACLDGASVSSPRGARRPAPIRPIEASFGSKRHIIVDARGIPLAVTITGANRHDSMAFESTLDAIPAVAGLTGQPRKRPTKLHADKGYDFARCRRYLRQRGIKARIARRGVESRDRLGRHRWVVERTHAWFAGFGKLRIRFERRLDIHTALLVLAAAIICSRFADDLC from the coding sequence GTGGTGCTGGAACCTCTGATTCCGGAAATCACTCCCTCACCCAAAGGCGGACGGCGACGCACGGTCGATGACCGATCTGCGCTCAATGGCATCCTGTATGTGCTGCAAACCGGTATCCCGTGGAAAGACCTCCGGCAAGAACTGGGCTTCGGCAGCGGCATGACGTGCTGGCGACGTCTGCGAGACTGGCAAGCGGCCGGTGTATGGCATCGGCTGCATCTGGCGATGCTGCGTCGGCTGCGTGAGCACGACCAGATTGATTGGGAACGCGCGTGTCTTGATGGCGCCAGCGTTTCCAGCCCCCGGGGGGCCAGGAGACCGGCCCCAATCCGACCGATCGAGGCAAGCTTCGGATCGAAGCGACACATCATCGTAGATGCACGCGGCATCCCGCTGGCTGTCACGATCACGGGAGCCAATCGGCACGATTCGATGGCATTCGAGTCCACGCTTGATGCCATCCCTGCCGTGGCTGGCCTGACTGGTCAGCCGCGCAAGCGGCCGACCAAACTGCACGCTGACAAAGGGTATGACTTTGCGCGCTGTCGACGTTATCTGAGACAGCGCGGCATCAAGGCACGTATCGCGCGTCGTGGTGTCGAAAGTCGCGATCGCCTTGGGCGGCATCGTTGGGTGGTCGAACGCACGCATGCCTGGTTCGCCGGATTCGGAAAGCTCCGGATTCGCTTCGAGCGCCGCCTCGATATTCATACCGCTTTGCTCGTCCTGGCTGCCGCCATCATCTGCTCGAGATTCGCGGATGACTTGTGTTAG
- a CDS encoding filamentous hemagglutinin N-terminal domain-containing protein: MKIREWAGHASGGLRVLGQMMIVASMLAPLWAAAAGIVPDGGTQTSVSAGAGGRQIVNIAPAVAGVSQNTYSSFNVSTAGASLNNVGINARTIVNQVTGTDRSLIEGNIDVLGSTRANLILANPNGITVNGGSFTNTGHVVLSTGNVSFDDIAIAPGVIRRDVVLDTDAGTIVVGPNGLTSALISLDLIAKNLLIEGPVNNTFSSSTAGLRLLAGTSRVQLDTSISPTDNANDWLTRFTPSTLDTAKSFAIDITAAGSLTSGRVQLIVNDRGPGVRSAGPLNASLGDFTLSSNGSVQFSETSLAAAGSAEFDVRDAFSMADTQLKASAGHVTLTASGPLTLLGSSILANDDIKLSANGMLFGPSVAAAGSTIASASGGVVLTSGGDIASTGTLVQGQTAIAGDTDSRGAVTLTAAGSIVNQSLPGTQLGVLFGVAGDVSLSAGGGVTNRNARILSNQNVSIAAGGDVLNVVDHTSGADDGAQIAYSSRGSSFLFLTHRTSGFTVDYGEIVDPAKLAYITADAGNVTIRGANVVNTGGSILSNDGAIDIAALGSLTTQAVFTGQAQLERSCFIFCHSRASSTVQAFGGAIEAGTDITLKAGTQITNIGGTVYATHNLRLDAPVTLAQAVLGYSTINRTSDLKAWFGNSWAAIYATDTGGIFDSKSGQVELTGEGRIDGGAFNAPGGVSAAGGIVTVRAPRRDPVTIGAGNHLGLVSWFGL; the protein is encoded by the coding sequence ATGAAGATACGAGAGTGGGCCGGACACGCGAGCGGGGGCTTGCGCGTGCTGGGGCAAATGATGATCGTCGCATCGATGCTGGCGCCGCTGTGGGCGGCCGCCGCCGGCATCGTGCCGGACGGCGGTACGCAGACGAGCGTGTCGGCGGGGGCCGGCGGGCGCCAGATCGTCAACATCGCGCCTGCGGTGGCAGGCGTGTCGCAGAACACCTACAGCAGTTTCAACGTGTCGACGGCGGGCGCCTCGCTCAACAACGTCGGCATCAACGCGCGCACCATCGTCAACCAGGTGACGGGCACCGACCGCAGCCTGATCGAAGGCAACATCGACGTGCTCGGCAGCACGCGCGCCAACCTGATCCTCGCCAATCCGAACGGCATCACGGTCAATGGCGGCTCATTCACCAACACCGGCCACGTGGTGCTGTCGACCGGCAACGTGTCGTTCGACGACATCGCCATCGCCCCCGGCGTGATCCGCCGCGACGTGGTGCTCGACACCGATGCCGGCACCATCGTGGTGGGCCCGAACGGGCTGACCAGCGCGCTGATCTCGCTCGACCTGATCGCCAAGAACCTGCTGATCGAGGGCCCGGTCAACAACACCTTCAGCTCCAGCACGGCCGGGCTGCGCCTGCTGGCCGGCACGAGCCGCGTGCAGCTCGACACCAGCATTTCGCCGACCGACAATGCCAACGACTGGCTGACCCGCTTCACGCCGTCCACCCTCGACACCGCGAAATCGTTCGCGATCGACATCACGGCGGCCGGCAGCCTGACGAGTGGCCGGGTGCAACTGATCGTGAACGATCGCGGGCCCGGCGTGCGCAGCGCGGGGCCGCTGAACGCCTCGCTCGGCGACTTCACGCTGTCGTCGAACGGCAGCGTGCAATTCTCCGAGACCTCGCTCGCGGCGGCCGGCAGCGCCGAATTCGACGTGCGCGACGCGTTCTCGATGGCGGACACGCAGCTGAAGGCCAGCGCGGGCCACGTGACGCTCACGGCCAGCGGGCCGCTCACGCTGCTCGGCAGCAGCATCCTCGCCAACGACGACATCAAGCTGTCGGCCAACGGCATGCTGTTCGGGCCCAGCGTCGCGGCGGCCGGCTCGACCATCGCGTCGGCGTCGGGCGGCGTGGTGCTGACGAGCGGCGGCGACATCGCCAGCACCGGCACGCTCGTGCAGGGACAGACGGCGATCGCCGGCGACACGGATTCGCGCGGCGCCGTCACGCTCACGGCGGCCGGCTCGATCGTCAATCAATCGCTGCCGGGCACCCAGCTCGGCGTCCTGTTCGGCGTGGCGGGCGACGTGTCGTTGAGCGCCGGCGGCGGCGTGACCAACCGGAACGCGCGGATCCTGTCGAACCAGAACGTGTCGATCGCCGCGGGCGGCGACGTGCTCAACGTGGTCGATCACACCTCGGGTGCGGACGACGGCGCGCAGATCGCCTATTCGTCGCGCGGCAGCAGCTTCCTGTTCCTCACGCATCGCACCAGCGGCTTCACGGTGGATTACGGCGAGATCGTCGATCCGGCCAAGCTCGCCTACATCACCGCCGACGCGGGCAACGTGACGATCCGCGGCGCCAACGTGGTCAACACGGGCGGCTCGATCCTGTCGAACGACGGCGCGATCGACATCGCGGCACTCGGCTCGCTGACGACGCAGGCGGTGTTCACGGGCCAGGCGCAGCTCGAGCGTTCCTGCTTCATCTTCTGCCATTCGCGCGCGTCCAGCACGGTGCAGGCGTTCGGCGGCGCGATCGAGGCCGGCACGGACATCACGCTGAAGGCCGGCACGCAGATCACCAACATCGGCGGCACGGTGTACGCGACCCACAATCTGCGCCTCGACGCGCCGGTGACGCTGGCTCAGGCGGTGCTCGGCTACAGCACGATCAATCGCACGAGCGATCTGAAGGCCTGGTTCGGCAACAGCTGGGCCGCGATCTACGCGACCGACACGGGCGGCATCTTCGACAGCAAGTCGGGCCAGGTGGAGCTGACCGGCGAAGGCCGAATCGACGGCGGCGCGTTCAACGCGCCGGGCGGCGTCTCGGCGGCGGGCGGCATCGTCACGGTGCGCGCGCCGCGGCGCGATCCGGTCACGATCGGCGCGGGCAACCATCTCGGCCTGGTGTCCTGGTTCGGGCTATGA
- a CDS encoding ShlB/FhaC/HecB family hemolysin secretion/activation protein — MSMRHAISLAVCLGMLSPCAFAQFAGPPAARVEQDPAQRLLQEQRDRQQRDEVQQAPARIAAPAPALPDLPADADVGTLPDVAPTFMIRHIEFSGDTVLTERELARIAQPFLDHQLGRNRINLLLRRLTEAFIAHGYITTRAYLGAQNLAAGTLTIRIVAGKVAAFTLNGKPLRPRDPAQPWWRHDGGGLLTDAGTAGAFAASPGDVLRLPDLEQGVEQINRLRRNQAELQIMPGETPGDSVVALSNRVGDRLYYNLGIDNYGSSQTGTMRYRGGIEADNLLGLQESLAFNYVGTTDSNALVASAAVPYGYQTFSYTTSLSEYQQTIGNVALLTGRSFSQIFGWNDVLSRSRAGRTSLDVTFSKTRTQRSVNGIDLDEQDLSVLRVALNGLVRFVAHDQQAAATWEVGVSQGLPWLGASHDAPDNGVADAHSQFTKLDATATAQLALGSLGATRWGYRGTLRGQYSRVALFGNQQIFLGGMDSVRGFTEGGISGDSGVFVRNEAAWQNVPAWHGARVEPYVFVDAGKAHLVAQGGWPTLAGAGVGARAAWNFRQQSVTGELLLGQALLQPALLGRKATVVLATLNWTE, encoded by the coding sequence ATGAGCATGCGTCACGCGATTTCGCTGGCTGTTTGCCTCGGCATGCTGTCGCCCTGCGCGTTCGCGCAGTTCGCGGGCCCGCCGGCGGCGCGCGTCGAGCAGGATCCGGCGCAGCGGCTGCTGCAGGAGCAACGCGATCGCCAGCAGCGCGACGAGGTACAGCAGGCGCCCGCGCGGATCGCGGCGCCGGCGCCCGCCTTGCCGGACCTGCCGGCCGACGCGGACGTGGGCACGCTGCCCGACGTCGCGCCGACCTTCATGATCCGCCATATCGAATTCAGCGGCGACACGGTGCTGACCGAGCGCGAGCTTGCGCGCATCGCGCAGCCGTTCCTCGACCACCAGCTGGGCCGCAACCGCATCAACCTGCTGCTGCGCCGCCTGACCGAGGCGTTCATCGCGCACGGCTACATCACCACGCGCGCCTACCTGGGCGCGCAGAACCTCGCGGCGGGCACGCTCACGATCCGCATCGTGGCCGGCAAGGTGGCCGCGTTCACGCTGAACGGCAAGCCGCTGCGCCCGCGCGACCCGGCGCAGCCGTGGTGGCGGCACGACGGCGGCGGCCTGCTGACCGACGCCGGCACGGCCGGGGCGTTCGCGGCGTCGCCGGGCGACGTGCTGCGCCTGCCCGATCTCGAGCAGGGCGTGGAGCAGATCAACCGGCTGCGGCGCAATCAGGCCGAGCTGCAGATCATGCCCGGCGAGACGCCCGGCGATTCGGTGGTGGCCCTGAGCAATCGCGTGGGCGACCGCCTCTACTACAACCTCGGCATCGACAACTACGGCAGCTCGCAGACGGGCACGATGCGCTATCGCGGCGGCATCGAGGCCGACAACCTGCTGGGCCTGCAGGAATCGCTGGCGTTCAACTACGTCGGCACCACCGACAGCAACGCGCTCGTGGCGTCGGCCGCGGTGCCCTACGGCTACCAGACCTTCAGCTACACCACGTCGCTGTCCGAATACCAGCAGACGATCGGCAACGTCGCGCTGCTCACGGGCCGCTCGTTCAGCCAGATCTTCGGCTGGAACGACGTGCTGAGCCGCTCGCGCGCCGGGCGGACCAGCCTCGACGTGACCTTCAGCAAGACGCGCACCCAGCGCAGCGTGAACGGCATCGACCTCGACGAGCAGGACCTGAGCGTGTTGCGCGTCGCGCTGAACGGCCTGGTGCGCTTCGTCGCCCACGACCAGCAGGCCGCGGCCACCTGGGAGGTGGGCGTCTCGCAGGGGCTGCCGTGGCTCGGCGCCTCGCACGACGCGCCGGACAACGGCGTGGCCGACGCGCACAGCCAGTTCACCAAGCTCGACGCGACGGCCACGGCGCAGCTCGCGCTCGGCTCGCTCGGCGCCACGCGCTGGGGCTATCGCGGCACGCTGCGCGGCCAGTACAGCCGCGTCGCGCTGTTCGGCAACCAGCAGATCTTCCTGGGCGGGATGGATTCGGTGCGCGGCTTCACGGAAGGCGGCATCAGCGGCGACAGCGGCGTGTTCGTGCGCAACGAGGCCGCGTGGCAGAACGTGCCGGCCTGGCACGGCGCGCGCGTCGAGCCGTATGTGTTCGTCGACGCGGGCAAGGCGCACCTGGTGGCGCAGGGCGGCTGGCCCACGCTGGCGGGAGCGGGCGTCGGCGCGCGCGCGGCATGGAATTTCAGGCAACAGAGCGTGACGGGCGAACTGCTGCTCGGCCAGGCACTGCTGCAGCCCGCCTTGCTGGGACGCAAGGCGACGGTGGTGCTGGCCACACTGAACTGGACGGAATGA
- a CDS encoding peptidylprolyl isomerase has product MKIGMTKQDATHVNHRERPSRAMRAASALALAIAGQLGGAHAALAALDAMPRAATSAAASGASAPAAAPLPDGIVARVNGVAITRDQLEQARVAASQPDTASVRAALKNELIARELLRQAAASAHYDTRPQVLAAVEQAKSLAMTQVWLQDHVKPEPVTDAEVKAKYDEVVAGLGQTELKPRVIVLKDRASADAALAQLKRGADFAQLARQAADGPSAAQGGALNWVSFRQPVPPAGQQGWPQPLAEALLKLPVGGVTSAPVEAGGRFWILRVDEQRPTRVPAYADAKDVLRRGLEQAALQKATIEMMVGLLKQAQIQQ; this is encoded by the coding sequence ATGAAGATCGGAATGACGAAGCAGGACGCGACCCACGTGAATCACCGCGAACGGCCGAGCCGCGCAATGCGCGCGGCGAGTGCCCTGGCGCTGGCGATCGCGGGCCAGCTCGGCGGCGCGCACGCCGCGCTGGCGGCGCTCGACGCGATGCCCCGGGCCGCCACGAGCGCGGCCGCCAGCGGAGCTTCCGCGCCGGCCGCCGCGCCGCTGCCCGACGGCATCGTGGCGCGCGTGAACGGCGTGGCGATCACGCGCGATCAGCTCGAACAGGCGCGCGTCGCGGCCAGCCAGCCCGATACGGCGAGCGTGCGCGCCGCGCTGAAGAACGAGCTGATCGCACGCGAATTGCTGCGCCAGGCCGCCGCGAGCGCGCACTACGACACGCGCCCGCAGGTGCTGGCCGCCGTCGAGCAGGCGAAGTCGCTGGCGATGACGCAGGTCTGGCTGCAGGACCACGTCAAGCCCGAGCCCGTCACCGATGCCGAGGTGAAGGCGAAGTACGACGAGGTGGTGGCGGGGCTCGGCCAGACCGAGCTGAAGCCGCGCGTGATCGTGCTGAAGGATCGCGCGAGCGCCGACGCGGCGCTCGCCCAGTTGAAGCGGGGCGCCGATTTCGCGCAGCTCGCGCGGCAGGCGGCCGACGGCCCGAGCGCCGCGCAGGGCGGCGCGCTGAACTGGGTCTCGTTCCGCCAGCCGGTGCCGCCGGCCGGTCAGCAGGGCTGGCCGCAGCCGCTCGCCGAGGCACTGCTGAAGCTGCCGGTGGGCGGCGTGACCAGCGCACCGGTCGAGGCCGGCGGCCGCTTCTGGATCCTGCGCGTGGACGAGCAGCGTCCCACCCGGGTTCCGGCCTACGCCGATGCGAAGGACGTGCTGCGCCGTGGCCTCGAACAGGCCGCGCTGCAGAAGGCCACGATCGAGATGATGGTCGGGCTGCTCAAGCAGGCGCAGATCCAGCAGTAA